One segment of Rhodopirellula baltica SH 1 DNA contains the following:
- a CDS encoding polyamine aminopropyltransferase, with amino-acid sequence MIHRAPLHLLYLNVLVIATCGLIYELLAGTLASYLLGDSVTQFSLIIGVYLSALGFGAWLSQYVTTKLARVFIEVELALALLGGFSTPLLFLAFPMIEWFQWLLFGSVIVIGTLVGLELPLLMRILKEHLEFEELISRVLAFDYLGALFASLLFPIFLVPRLGLNRTAIVFGLLNALVGLWGTYLLRPLLAKKGLDGLRGRAFLVIGLLIAGFIKADSITSLAEENTLGGRIVYADTSPYQRIAVTRNEKGFQLYLNGHLQFNSVDEYRYHEALVHPVMSVCKDARRVLVLGGGDGLAVREILRYDHVESVTLVDLDPAMTRLATQFEPLAELNGRSLERDRVTVVHRDAFLWVGEGDEQFDAVVIDFPDPGNYSIGKLYSSRFYNLLRERMTEDAGLAIQCTSPLVAPKSYWCILRTMQASGFDVTPYHAPVPTFGIWGFALARIAEDPESDSDWRLPPELSAKVAGLRYLTPSTMAGLFDLPADQQPRDVPPNRLNDQILVRFYDEEWGQNQ; translated from the coding sequence GTGATTCATCGCGCCCCGCTGCACCTGCTGTATCTCAACGTGCTCGTCATTGCGACGTGCGGGTTGATCTACGAGTTGTTGGCGGGGACGTTGGCGAGCTACCTACTGGGTGATTCCGTCACCCAGTTTTCGCTCATCATCGGCGTCTATCTGTCCGCATTGGGCTTTGGTGCCTGGTTGTCTCAGTACGTGACAACCAAACTGGCACGCGTGTTCATCGAAGTCGAACTGGCTCTCGCGTTGTTGGGCGGGTTCTCGACACCGCTGCTGTTCCTTGCGTTCCCGATGATCGAGTGGTTTCAGTGGCTGCTTTTTGGCAGCGTGATCGTGATCGGGACGCTGGTGGGTTTGGAGCTTCCGCTGTTGATGCGGATTCTCAAGGAACACCTCGAGTTTGAAGAATTGATCTCTCGGGTTCTCGCGTTTGATTACTTGGGGGCTCTCTTCGCCTCGCTCTTGTTCCCGATTTTTCTGGTCCCAAGACTTGGTCTCAACCGGACAGCGATCGTGTTCGGATTGCTCAACGCATTGGTTGGGTTGTGGGGGACGTATTTACTGCGTCCACTGCTAGCGAAGAAAGGTCTGGATGGGCTTCGAGGCCGTGCATTCTTGGTCATCGGATTGCTGATCGCCGGCTTTATCAAAGCTGATTCGATCACCAGCCTCGCGGAAGAAAACACGCTGGGTGGCCGAATTGTTTACGCTGACACGTCGCCCTATCAACGCATCGCGGTGACTCGGAACGAAAAAGGGTTTCAGCTCTATCTGAACGGGCATCTGCAATTCAACAGTGTCGACGAATACCGATACCACGAGGCTCTTGTGCACCCGGTCATGTCCGTTTGCAAAGACGCTCGACGAGTCTTGGTGCTGGGCGGTGGCGACGGTCTGGCCGTTCGTGAGATTCTGCGATACGATCACGTCGAGTCGGTTACATTGGTGGACCTGGACCCAGCGATGACGCGTTTGGCGACCCAGTTCGAACCGCTGGCGGAACTCAATGGACGATCGCTGGAGAGGGATCGCGTCACGGTCGTTCATCGAGATGCGTTTTTGTGGGTGGGCGAAGGCGATGAGCAATTCGATGCGGTCGTGATCGACTTCCCCGATCCCGGCAACTACTCAATCGGCAAACTGTATTCCTCGCGATTTTACAATCTGCTTCGAGAGCGGATGACGGAGGACGCGGGTTTGGCGATTCAGTGCACCTCGCCGTTGGTGGCCCCAAAATCCTACTGGTGCATCCTGCGGACGATGCAGGCATCCGGGTTTGACGTCACGCCGTATCACGCACCGGTGCCCACGTTTGGGATCTGGGGGTTTGCTCTGGCTCGAATCGCTGAAGATCCAGAATCAGATTCGGATTGGCGGTTGCCGCCGGAGTTGTCGGCCAAGGTGGCTGGTCTGCGATATCTCACGCCGTCCACCATGGCGGGGTTGTTCGATTTGCCCGCCGATCAACAGCCCCGCGACGTGCCACCGAATCGATTGAACGATCAAATTCTCGTGCGTTTTTACGACGAGGAATGGGGCCAGAACCAATAG
- a CDS encoding tetratricopeptide repeat protein gives MASDELYERYNEVEKLIDEEKYEEAIAGLTPLVEEDETFVLAHLALARVYTKTGQHEEAIAHGKKACELEPDDAFNFTAMSVTYQRAWAGTQNQAYIAAAEDAMARAQQLNAM, from the coding sequence ATGGCCAGCGACGAACTTTACGAACGATACAACGAAGTCGAAAAACTCATCGATGAAGAGAAATACGAAGAAGCCATCGCGGGCCTGACCCCTTTGGTGGAAGAAGATGAGACCTTTGTATTGGCTCACTTGGCCCTCGCTCGCGTGTACACCAAAACCGGCCAACACGAAGAAGCGATCGCGCATGGCAAGAAGGCTTGTGAATTGGAACCCGATGACGCGTTCAATTTCACCGCGATGAGCGTCACCTACCAACGCGCTTGGGCGGGAACACAAAACCAGGCCTACATCGCCGCCGCGGAAGACGCCATGGCACGAGCCCAACAACTCAACGCAATGTAG